Below is a genomic region from Eupeodes corollae chromosome 1, idEupCoro1.1, whole genome shotgun sequence.
aactcatcacctgcgcacatttgattttatacatattgacttccatagaactaactatggcaaagaatgaagctttaagtcgaatgagcattttatataacttaaactgttcatcgatagatttaaatttaaataaggtgggattaaaatcattgtttagaaccagtgctccactatcgtaaacgttctcattttattttttgttctgtaatagttaaatgctaactttgttttgtattttgtgcgtgtgttaggctatatttgtattattttttacgaacaactaacacatgcacttatgatgaacctctgatcgtagtttgacgcttactataagcttactactttctgaaaattctgaagtgtaaaaagaCAACAATCCTAAACAAACCGCAGGTCTTGTGAAAGATTTGTTTCGAGAGAAACAAGTATCCGTTGCCCCATGGCCAAGTCAATGACCTAATCTCAATCCTATTGAGAACTTGTGGAATGAGCTTAAGCGTCAGTTAATGGAAACCAATTGTGGGAAGCGGTTCAAAGAGATGGTATTCCATAGCCCAGCAAACATGCCGTATAGAGTCGATTCCGTGACGACTATAAAAAGTTTTGGATAATAGTGGAGGATACTCAGGTTATAAAGAGGATACTCAGGTTATtaaagtaagtaaaacaaaaattgtgataagatacagaaattattattaaaaacgatAACATTTTTGTCCAAGTGAAAAAACCTccaaaagcttcaaaaatatttacgtaaaactaatatttaacattaaaaaggaatacaaatttaattaatacaaaattaattttcacacctatttttttgaccagctgtgaatgtacataattttaaaatctttaattgttttatagtttGTGGTCAAATATAATGAGGGGCATCATGAATAAAATTGACTATGCAATGTTTTCTCCTAttcgaaaattgaaaaagtgaataccttttaaataaataaattgggtggcgcaacagtccgttgtgaaccagggcctagtgacttacaactctcaaccattcctgtgtgcgagtactgttgtcaggaatgggagggacctacaattttatgccgaatccgaacggctagttttgagaaagcactttttcatgacaagaattactcttgaaggatttgtcaattcctagcaagaggcagtacccgcgaaaattaattttttttaaataaaggtggcacaggcagggattgaacccaagaccccttgcatgacagtccaacgcactaaccatcatgccacgggtaccttTTATTGCCctaaatttaatgcttcgaaaacccaaagctgcttgtatcgttaaagcgagatatacccaaTTTGCCACTATCCAAGGGTGGCACATATCGCATACGCGATGTCCCCAAAAATGTCGCAAGATAAtaggttttttgagaagatGCAGGAAATTTGTATCctcgtctgatctggctacaatctacaacacctatatacgtccgaaacttgaatataactctcatctctgggctggtgatCCAGTAACTTATTTTAGCCTCTaagacagtattcaaagaagagtttttaaaatgattgagatattaacatcatcaactcgtttacgttTGAACATCGACGAAaattttcttgtctcacccttttttaccgttattttaacggactatgctctaatgaaatagcctgTTGCATCTCtctcctcaaacaatttaattattttaacggactatgctctaatgaaatagccagttgcatctctcccctcaaacaatttaaccgtaatacccgagCTTCTAgtaatgcccatcagtttacccttgagcccaggtaggtaggtagaaatggcgatcttaaggcaacctagcctgagatccaattagcgctgtagtgcgccgttttgataccaaaaactcctTTGacttttgattgaaagggatagattgatagagaagcttcatagcgattatgttagagccattttgtcgcattgagaaaaaagattaggtctctaatctttgtctcagatagctcaagttcttgaaagaatgcttttccaaagcgtttcattctggtgtttgccaaagcaggacatttgcagaggaatgGATTGAGCCCAACTTTGggcgtactatgaagtacagagattcattttgagccgtactacgcgaatgttgaATGCCTAGCCACGCTCtttctttccctgtcattgcaatgtacaggaaatcaaaatcaatgtcaatcatcgacacctcctatccaacccttttctcttttcctaatgctcacactgtgtctttagcaaattaaaggtatacaaaaccttttagtgttcgctaattataaaaaaaaagattgtataCATAAGTCATTGCAACCGTTGAATTTACAATTCGTATAATTATGACAAATAcgtcatatctcaaaaactaagcctATTGTTTATACATTTGTGTATTAGGTTCTGCAGGTAGAGTTTGTAACATAACAAAGTTAGAAGTCTAAACGCTAAGGTACATACTATCTGTGTGAATCTTAATATAcaacaattaattaataaagaaatacaGGTTAGTTAGGTTATTCAGATTAGCGAAAATAATGGCTTAAAGCATATTTGTGAAATATTACTTGGAAAGTCTAATTAATAGCTTAACACTTACCCAATTTCATTTACAATAGCTATGAGCTGCTTCGAGAAACCACACTTCGGAGCGTCACGACATCCTTTCATAAATATCATCACGTCCGATTTATTGATTAATGCCTTCAGTCTATCCTCCAGGGAAGCACCACTCCCAGCACCAGATTTGGATCCTAGATCTTTAcatatttgattgattgatgCAATATTTACACCATCCACTCTATTTACTGCTTGACCCTTTGTAAAGAATATTACAGTTGGAACAGCTTCAATCTAAATGTTAATATAGCGCAACATATTATaacctttaaataattttctcaaatattaaaacaattaagaatTTTAAGACCTGATGCTTCATTGATATTTCGGGAAAAGTTTCCGCGGCCAAGGTGGAAAATTGCAAATTTGTGTAGCCCAGCTTAGAAATTTCAACGAGGGCATCTTGCACTTGCTTACATTGTTCTGCCCAAGGTGCTGAGAAAAGAACTACGCTCGTCTTGTCCGAGCTAGAAAAGGTTTTGGGTTAGATAGATGTACCTAgtagataaaatttaaacaattatatttaCTTTATGTGTTTGGTGTATTCTTCTTcgctttttatttcaataactgACATTTTAGGAGTGTTTTATTACTTTAGTTATGTGAtagttaaataatttgtaatttgttaaAAGCCTACGTGAGTTTCGAAGCAGTTTAGCATTTACCTCACTTTTCGTTATGTCAAGTCAAGTCAATTTACATACAGCGGTTACTTTTGTGTGCCTGTTTGGTAACTCAAAACATCTGGCACTTTCTTAAGGCAATACAATTTCACAATGGGTATGTTCAACAATTCAGTACTTTATTAACTGATACAAAATGATCTTTAACTTAAGCAGTTGaaagaattataaattaatttatttagtcCTATGGGAgctttagtttgtgttttgacacaaactaaacGATCACCCCGAACCAATTCTTAGTTTGTGTCACAAGGAATTTTAGGTAACTGCGCGCacattcaactaaatcgttgaataattttctttaagtgcaagagaaaaaaaaaggaagtcaatgttttcctttaacttaaaccaataaaaaatgtctgtatccTACTATGATACACGTAATTGCGCGAACATGCAACTAAATAGTTTCTTTCGTATGTTTGTATTAGTGCATTTCAGTCGAATGATTCTTTAAAGTGTGAAGAGGTTAGTAGGATACTTCCAGACGCGCAGAATAATATATCTTTTTcgtaagtttgttttcataattcaatttgctactttttaaacgtcaaa
It encodes:
- the LOC129941127 gene encoding glutaredoxin 3, which produces MSVIEIKSEEEYTKHINSDKTSVVLFSAPWAEQCKQVQDALVEISKLGYTNLQFSTLAAETFPEISMKHQIEAVPTVIFFTKGQAVNRVDGVNIASINQICKDLGSKSGAGSGASLEDRLKALINKSDVMIFMKGCRDAPKCGFSKQLIAIVNEIGIQYSTFDILTDEEVRQGLKTYSDWPTYPQVYVKGELIGGLDIIKELLASGELETTLKGA